A region of the Argopecten irradians isolate NY chromosome 16, Ai_NY, whole genome shotgun sequence genome:
TAAGATCaaatatttcttgtttcttgatgaTAAGTCTCAGTACGTGAGACGGACATTTTTTAACTTTCTCACAAGTGCGAAGCACtcatgtaaaatatcaaaaacttcCATCCTGCTCGATGTAAAATCATTGTTATTATTCAAGTGAAACCATGAATATTCTCTATGTACTATTATTTCTACTAATTATAAGAATTCCAATAGTATAcctgtcaatgttttatttattagtctcaaataataaaaaaaatattggtaacAGTAGATGAATTATTTTCACATGAAAACCATACATTGAATTCAGATACTTCAAAGAATTTTTCTATTTGTATTTGGATTTCAATAATGATTAAACATTAGAAAACCAAAGATGTAAGTACTAGAGAATAAATTCTTCATTAACATAGACAAACAGCTGTCTTGTAGTAAACGACATGATAATTATGACgggaaatattgcctgtgtatttTCAGTCATACTCATACGGTTGTTCCAGGATATACCGCCCGATGTCGGCGAACATGCCTTTAGCTTTACGGAGTGTCGATATGTTGGTTAAGGCGGGAGGGTCCGGAAATGTGAAGTGGACCGAATACGTATCCATCTTCCAGTTAAAGTCTTGCTCCCTGTTGTAATTTTTGTATCCGGGCTTGAATGTCGGATGGCACTTCAGTTGGTAACACATTACCTGTAAGTGTTTCTCTATATGAACGCTGTGCGGATATCGTTCATATACCTTATAAGGCAGTAAGATGGCGTTATAAAAGAAGTCCCACGATCTGTAGTCCACCAAGGCCGACTGCCATTTTTGAATGAACTCTGACCCTGGCTTTGCCATTAAGACTCCCAAATTAAACGCGTCTGGAAAGTCCGGCCAGGGCATGTGATCAAAGTTAAGTATAGCGTCATACCCCTTATCGATCAAATCGTCGATTGGCCGGAGCCATAGTACGTCCCAATCCATGTATATCCCGCCATATTTCAACAAGACGTCTGCTCGTATGATGTCACTTTTGTGTTGTGTATAAAGCACGTCCTTTCCGAACACATATCTGGGTACCTCtctaagtaccatcactatccTCGGATCTCTTTTGAATTTTTCCATGTAGTTCCCTTCGAGTAAATTATCACCGTGAATATAAACTTTATCTGGTTTTAGAAACGTGAGAGCACTCCTCAAGCTGAGATACATCATGAAATCCATTGTTTTCCTGTTAAACCAGACGAGGTGAATGACTTTTGGAATAACCCCGAGTAGTTTAGCCCTCGGCGTTACCACAGCTGAATCTCCATAAAGAACCAATCTTACATTATGTGCGAATGAAGTATTTGAATGCATTATGTCTTTCGGATATAAAGCTGGCATCTCAATACATGTCGTATTTTCGTAtagaatttcaaaatcattgcCCATCTGTTCACAGTGGGAGTAATTGCCTGGAAAGGTGACGTCTGAATCTTCCGAATGTTTTAAAGTTAACAACTGTTTTAAGGTGACGAGGGCACGCCTGTTGTGGTGAACAGACATGATGTAACTGACCTTCCAGTCGCCATTAGTTACCCCAACCGCCGAGTCTTCTTTACGTAAGTCTCTA
Encoded here:
- the LOC138310704 gene encoding uncharacterized protein, producing the protein MRTSRLRWRRFYFLSMGLFLLSVFLFYQSLSVETVTCLDRFVSPRISQEIQDQLLTGTGSTNNAKLYRKFVDDRLISGVASDMEGNVVPNSIHFVWCHNRSLHFENYLSILSAWKVMQPDIIELHTKYDVHGGQDKYNYWFEDLKKTIPGFVVKVMPNYNNDPACGVWYGIDVLMDRGGMYFSENLFLMHSLRDLRKEDSAVGVTNGDWKVSYIMSVHHNRRALVTLKQLLTLKHSEDSDVTFPGNYSHCEQMGNDFEILYENTTCIEMPALYPKDIMHSNTSFAHNVRLVLYGDSAVVTPRAKLLGVIPKVIHLVWFNRKTMDFMMYLSLRSALTFLKPDKVYIHGDNLLEGNYMEKFKRDPRIVMVLREVPRYVFGKDVLYTQHKSDIIRADVLLKYGGIYMDWDVLWLRPIDDLIDKGYDAILNFDHMPWPDFPDAFNLGVLMAKPGSEFIQKWQSALVDYRSWDFFYNAILLPYKVYERYPHSVHIEKHLQVMCYQLKCHPTFKPGYKNYNREQDFNWKMDTYSVHFTFPDPPALTNISTLRKAKGMFADIGRYILEQPYEYD